The Camelina sativa cultivar DH55 chromosome 18, Cs, whole genome shotgun sequence DNA window TATTATGTCTACTTTTAGTCTCGGTAGACATGTCTAATTGATAATTAAGATTTATACTGTATTTTGTTATGTCTATCGTTAGTAATGTCTATCAGATTTATTATGTCTATCTAACTTGTAATGTCTATTGACTTTGTTATGTCTATCTGGATTGTAAGTTCATCGGTTTTATTTCtattgactttgttttttttttgtctatcctAATTATAATGTGTATCGGATTAGAATGTCTACCACCATTAACTTgtgtaaaagataaaagataaacGATAAAAGAGCCAAACACCTTCATTCGTTGTACAACCAGATAACATATGACCTAAAAAACATGAATACATGTCCCTCGAGTAAGATAAAAGGTGGACTAAAACAGCAAAGCAATACAATCTTCCGACTAAAATAATAGGGTAGACATAATCGGGGaagacaacaaaaccaacataaCTATATGTCCATCGCATTGGATGGACATATTCGCCAGATGATGATACTCAGTATCCAAATTTCCTAATGAAAAACCCAACTACAAAGAGAAGGACAAGGACAGAAATTAAAGTGTACAAAACAATAGCAGATGTTGGGCGGTTGGATTTTGGGTGTGTGGTAAGAGGTGGGAATCGCTGAACAAAAGCCCTGAAGTCCGTTTACCCAGCAGTTACTCTGCGACCATCTCCTGGAGGATGTCGATCTGTTCGGAATTTGACTTATCCCCAAACACTTCACCCAACCTGTTCAACGAATGACAACAATTTTCATCAGCCAATGAGTGGTTTCGGCGAAAGTTGAAAATGGTCCATCATAGGGTGGACATCTACCTGGTCTGTCTTCTCTGGTCCACCATGGACACATCATTGTCAGTTACAAACTGGTCCTCCGGAGGCATAACATACCCAGATCCAGCGTGGTCATCAGACCTGCATTGGAAGCATAATAAGGAGCGACATAAGTAATTTGAGTAGACAAGTAACAGTAGACATTTGGTCTAAGAAAGACCACATAAGTAAATTAGGTGGACAAGTAATGATAGACAAAAACCTCTCTTGGTGGATGTCGTCCTTCGCCCCATCAACCCTGCACATTTGGTAACTTGTGAGTTACAGAAGACATAATGATGTTAAAATGCAAAGGTGAACAAAGACATGTTCTGATGATTTTCTATCTGTAAGTTAATGGTCTATCGTGATAAATACAGCGGGTGGACATACAAAGTCGGATCTTCAATTAGGTTAGAAGAcggatttttgttaaaaagcaAAGGTGGACAAGGACCATGTTTTGATGGTTGTCTACCAGTAAGTCAACGGTCTATCATGATACAAACAGTGggtggacaaaaaaaattagatctaCATATAGGACTACCAAATATCTGGTCTATCGgcttattttcataatttggtGGACAAAAAAAAGTGGATCTATTAACTAGTCTATCTGATCAGTTTTCAAACCTAGACGAAGTACGCGGCTCTAATGAGAATTCGAAGCAATTAAACATAGACAAACCTGGGAGAGGTGGTAGCGGCCCTTGGCTCTCCATCGCTTAAAATCTCGGCATCTTCCACTCGCACACTAAAACGAGGAAAACTTTCAATCAAGTTTTTTGGATttcctaaaaaattaaaaaaaaaacaaagcaaaagttATCTTAAATATCAAGGGTCGGGTTCAGAAGACGGTTCCCCTATATCACCGACTTCGGCGGTTGGAGGCGGAAGAAGCGGAAGATTCGACCGTAGAAGCGACTGTATTaagtaattcatcatcaataCGTACGACGACGGACGTTGGCGGATGTTCGGcgagaaagaagagataaagaaaaaaaagacttcgAGCGACAGAGGGTTCGAGAGAAAGATTTCTCCTTTTGAAAAGAGAATACGAAGGGTTTGGGTTTACGAagtgattaaaatattttttaataattgttttctttaattaaaattattttctttaattttaaggACAGATCGATCGGAGAATAAAGAGGTGTTTCTGCAGTGTGTCTGTGGCAGTCCGGAGAAGCAAAAAACGAAAGTGGCATTCATGAGAAAGTTGTTCACTGTTCATGGCAGAATACACAATATTCTCTTTTATTTGctcttctttttagttttccCTAACATATCATGCTATATCTTTGTATATTTCTGTACCAAAAAGGCTGTTTGATCGTTCAGCCTCTGACATCATTGGAAATTTTTCAATGGAACAGATCCTTGCACCCTCGCATCACCAATTTATAGGGTTGATTAGTTTGCCAACATAATTCTTAGGgttttccatatatttttttttagggttttgaatctGAATAATATGTATGTAAACGATTGGTTAAAGATATAAAGTCActctttttgctattttttaaaCTTGTTTACAACAGTACGTAGTACAGCTTCCGCTGAAACCAACGTCGTATGTTACAATGATATGTGTGTTTCTTATTTGGCATGCATGTAGGAGATATAGAAGCAATGGCAGGTTACAGAAAAAGGAAACTGGACAGAGAGGATTTTCTCAGTGACATTGTTACAGCGTTTGAAGAAAGAATACACACTGATGTTATTGTTAAACCTGGTGATGGTGGGCCTGGAATTCCCGCTCACAAAGCTGTTTTGGTAAGATATATCTAAACTTGAATAATCGGTCTATATATAGATGGATGTTTTATGTAGCAATTAGCTTTGTTAGATTGCGGTTGTTAAAGAACCTATAAACTTGTTATTGCTCCTAGTGATCTTTTGCGAACCACCATAGGAAAACtcatatattgtaattaatctATGGACTTTTGactaaattttgttgtttaatttgtcCCACAGGCAGTGAGGTCGAAAGTGTTTAGCTACATGTTGGACTCGGATGAATTCAAAACTTCAATAGAGGGATCAATCACTATTCCTGACTTGAGTTATGAAGAACTAAAGACTCTACTCAAGTTCTTCTACGACGGTTTCCTGAGTTTCACCACCAAACACATTCGAGCTCTCTATCTTGCTGCCGACAAGTATGACATAGAATATCTCCAAGATATATGCAGAGAGCAATTAACCTATTCTTTGACTGTGAGCAATGTTCTCGACATCCTTATGCTGTCTAGTATCCCTTCTGACAAACTCTTGATGACATCTGCGATAGATTTTATCGTAATTCACATGAAAGAGATCGTCAATTCCAGTAAATATAAAGCATTTGTTCGGGGGAACCCTGATCTAAGTTTGGAAATTACAAAGGCCTATATTACTTATAAGGGTAAGAGGTACTGACTGAGTCATAACAGATCGACAATAGTCGATCGCTATgttagatgttttgttttttttttttaactagacACTAAACCTTGCAATGATGTGAGCATTTACTGTCAATGACTTTTTCTACCCAACTTGTTTTCATAATTGTTGACCGACAAAATATTCTAAATTGACTCATCGTAACATTAGGTAGTTGACTTTATACATCAAAATAAAACTGGGAATGTGGTGGAATATGATATATGATTGGAGTATCATAGCGTGGTAGTTCTAATATGGTTTCAATCTTTAGCTGCTAAAGTTACCAAAGCAAGGAGAATGAGACAAACTTTTGAAAATCTAAAGACCAAAgcaaaacatttttaaatattagaatacAGAGCTACAACACTATTACTTCTCTGTAAGTAAATTACTCTGTTTCTGTCTAAAACAGACTCTGTATCAAGCTGTTAAAACCCTATTGCAGAGTTAGGCTTCTATTTTCTCTTATCAACTCACAGCTTGCTAAACTTTTCATACAAAGaatctctattttatttgtGAGATGACTTGTTCAGCAAGGTAACAAGGCATCTCCTCTGTTTCAGctatatatatgcttatttGATTGACTCTCTTCGATTCAAACAAGTACAATATCATAAGAAGTTTAGTGAACAATAGAAACGCTAAAATTTTCAAAGCAACATATATCATCGTCCTTAATTTAGTTTACTCTACTTGAAGTACTTAGTCCAAATTCAACATCCTATTTTCTTCTCCAAACTTACAACTTCATATAGCCAAGTTGACCATAAATTTGCATATCTTTGATCCTATTGGAAAAGAAGCAAAGACCTTGGTCATCTGATTTATCTCTTCCACATCCTCGGAATTATTAGGGGTGAGTATCACCGTCTTCAAACATACCGAATGCTTCAGTAGATAACTCATAACCTCCTTatctatttctctctctaagTACCCTCTCCACTCTAGTGTTTCAAGACTGGAGGTAATATATTTTGGCATAGTGCTCGAAGTCCTCCAGCGATCCAAGGGATGCATCCGCCAGTTAGAATGTTTCTAAGACCAGAGTGAAAAGGAAACCACATTGTTATTAATCAGATCATTGAGcatcaaaacttaaaagaacATATAAAGGAAAGAGGACTAAGTCCAAAGTAGGGGTAGCTGCATTACATTGAAGAGCTTGAGAACACGTAGATTAAGGGAACCTTCAAGTATGTGTGCAAGTAACTTCAACCATCCATTTGCGGCATCAGTGTATAGCTTCAATTTTTCAATTTGACAGAAGGAACCACCAGTAGGATACACAtcctacaatatatataaataaataaaaaatgaaaaacaaaatctctaacATTTTGATGGTTTAAATAACCGATGGCTTATATATTACCTCTGACTtaaatgaatataattaaagaCGCTTCACCGAGTTGCTAGTACACCTTAGGAAAACTCTGGTGGGTGTTTCGTTAGCTTTGATCTTTGCATCCACAACTTGAGACAAGTTCTCAATGACATGAAAATCATTCCCCTATCGTCAATGGTTAAGTACTTCAAAGAAGGAACATTTATCACAACCTTTGGAATATCCTTATCATAACTGAAATATATGAACTCTTTGTCACTACCAATCACTGTTCTAATGGACAATCGCTGCAATGAAGGAACCGCGATATTAAGCTTTGACATAGCATTGCTTTGTCTTTCTTCAACCATGAGGTCAGCAAGAAGAGGGCATTTTGATAAGAGCCTAGAAAGTGATTCATAGTTTGATTTCCTTAAGAGGACAATATGAAGTCTTAACGGAAGGGAGAGAGGCCGTCAAAGGAATGTTCAGATCGATCCAACCATTGAGTTTTAAGATCACAAGTGTTTTACAGGTTAACAATTTCAGCGGTAACTAGATCAATACATCGCCACATTCTATTGTGAGCTCACGTATGTGACGGTTTACAGCAGTTCTAATCCACAGTCCTATGTCTCCATAACCATACCTTGACTTGAATTTGAAATTCAGGCTTTCAAGAACCGGAGACTGATATGAAAGCAGAGACTTGTCAACAAAACTTGAGAATCCAGTTCTCTTATCATAGTGATATTCTTGATCATACTCCAGTCTCCTCACGATCGTCCACAGAGACTCCCATCTTTTTGATAAAAGACTCGTGGCAACAACATCTTTTGTCGGAATGGATGACAATATTTTCACGGGTAGATCGTCAGGCAAATCATCGATACAGCTCATCTTAAACAACAGaatgaacaaaaagaatataCAAAGAAGTCTTAACCAAAACTTGATAGAACTGCTGTTAACCAAATCATCGATACAGTTTACgatatattcaccaaaaagTTCGTAGATTATAAGAGAAAGACCTGACCTTTTGTCGTAACTTACTCTGTTTCCGTATTGTTCCTGTctccctgtttttttttttttttttttttttttttttNNNNNNNNNNNNNNNNNNNNNNNNNNNNNNNNNNNNNNNNNNNNNNNNNNNNNNNNNNNNNNNNNNNNNNNNNNNNNNNNNNNNNNNNNNNNNNNNNNNNNNNNNNNNNNNNNNNNNNNNNNNNNNNNNNNNNNNNNNNNNNNNNNNNNNNNNNNNNNNNNNNNNNNNNNNNNNNNNNNNNNNNNNNNNNNNNNNNNNNNNNNNNNNNNNNNNNNNNNNNNNNNNNNNNNNNNNNNNNNNNNNNNNNNNNNNNNNNNNNNNNNNNNNNNNNNNNNNNNNNNNNNNNNNNNNNNNNNNNNNNNNNNNNNNNNNNNNNNNNNNNNNNNNNNNNNNNNNNNNNNNNNNNNNNNNNNNNNNNNNNNNNNNNNNNNNNNNNNNNNNNNNNNNNNNNNNNNNNNNNNNNNNNNNNNNNNNNNNNNNNNNNNNNNNNNNNNNNNNNNNNNNNNNNNNNttttttttttttttttttttttttttttttttttttttttttttttttttttttttttttaatgtggaaAGAGTTAAATGtcattatttaaaaatctaatacaGTATTTGTTTAGTAATATCAATATGTTAAGTCTGTAATGACATAATGATACAGAAGatatgattataatttataaactcATATCACTTATACattaattgatattattagTACCTATTTTTACAATTACAGAAAAGACAGAAAATGGCTATAAatcaatacatatattttttaaatgaccatttttttatatcttttttaaatttctatgtaaatataaaatgaaccaaaaaatagttaaatagtCCTAATCAAGTACCAATGTTTAGCGTTGACAAATAtgagcaaaataaaaaaactgtaaaagaaCACCAAATTAAACCTCCTTTGCTTttacaaacaatataattacAGAGTTGggcttctcatttttttttatcaagatcagctcaaacgagccaactAGAAGGAAATTCGTTTATATAGGTAATTTAATGCGAAACTATTTGAGTACGACGCACCAGATTGTCCACTTTACCATTCTGTGATCGGAGGATTAAgactaaagaaaaagagagaaattcatccttatttatttcaatctcatccaaataaattttgaatgcAGGCCAATTAGagggcgaagacaccatcttcactaaatcAGAACAGTCGGTAAAAAAAATTGGGCTTCTATTTGATCATAAGAAACCTCgttaatttatcatatatattctcTTCCATGTTTGTATTTAATTGGTTAAATTGTCTTCAAGATTCTTCTCCTTTGAACTATATATGTATCTCGTTTAAAATTGCTCTGTAAAATCTATCGCATAGTTTACTAACAATAATATCACTTTTTACCCTTTACACTTATCACATCctacttaaaaatataaaaaattaaacatcgAGAGAAGTGATATGATTGGcaatataatatgaaaagaaaggagtcaaaaaaatatcaaacagtGACTAATAATCCTGCTCAAATCTTGGCTCTCAATGTCAGTCAATAATTTGGAGTACTAAAACTACAAGCGCTTTGAGACaaatcagaagaaagaagactggaactttaaaataaaatcagacGTTAACTTATTAATGCTGCTTGAATCTTAAGCTTTGAGATGCCACAAACACTTAGGTGAATGAAAGCTGACATCTGTTAGACCTTCTAGGCATGGATTCTAACTCCATCTTCATTTGGTTTCTCTATTCCAAGGTGATGGATTCTGAGAATTTAATACTCATAGTCTCTAAAGAGTTTCCATTCTTTAACAAATACATCACCACAGACTTCTCTTCCTCTGTCCCTTTGTACTCAAACCAGTCAACAGTTCTGAGTCTCAGAAGTAAACATTCAGGAACAAAAATCGGTTGCCGCCACTTAGTACGAACACTATTGGATTTCCTGCAGCTCCAGTATACCTCTCTCTGAGATCAAAcagagaacaacaaaaaaaaaaagagttgcaTGCAATTAGATACCACCAAGGGTCCAAGAATATATACTGAAGATGCAACATCATATGGGTTTGGATAAAAACTTACTGCTTGGTATAATCTGAGAGCTCGGAGTTTTGGTGAACGTCTGAGGATAAGATTCAACCAATTGAAAGAGCACATAACACCTAGGTCTAGAGACACGAGCTGATCAAAGTCGCTGTGAGGATATGCACCCTGAAAAAGTACAAACATAATTGGGCGAAACTAAATATAAACGCAATAGAATCCTAATCACAGGAGAAACTCATAGACTTTACCTCAAGTGGTTTTAAACATAAGGAGAGGTTTTTAGATGAGGTAAGACATCCCAAAAGCTTCTCAGAATCACAGTGTCTAATGTGGATGTCTGCTTTCATTTGTTCCGGCATATTCACTAATGAATAAAGCCGGCTCAAATGGTCAACAATATTTAGATACTTTAAAGAAGGAGCATTGATCACAAATCCATTATCATTTCTTGGTTCGTGATAACCCCCTACTATGTGGCGGATGGTTAAGCTCTTCAAAGATGGCACACAAATTGCGAAAGTCTTCACTTTGTCGCGTCCCAATCGGTGCACAACCAATGTTTCAAGAATAGGGCAGCAAGACAAAAGCCTAGTGACCGTTTCATCGCTTGAGAACCAAACATCTAGAAGAGACAAACTTTTGAGGGACCGGAAACAAGTTGTCGAAGGAACATTGTCAATGGCCACTTTCTTGACGCCTAAAAACACAAGGGTTTCATATTTGTACAAGCTCACAGGGAATGGAATGAAACGTCGTATACTGTAACGAAGAAGCTCAAAATCACGCACATTGCGAGCAATCGCAACATTAACCCATGTAACATGGGCCATGTTTCATAATCTTCATGTGCATAATCTCGCCTAAGGTTGAGATGAAAAGACTCTAGAAACGGAAAATTGTTTAGCTGCAAAAACTTCCTGATAAACCCTGGAGGCGCAGCACTAAGTGAATCGTCATAATCAAGCTTCGGAATCAATTTCCAAACAGAACCCCATCGTTTGGACAAAAGACATGTAGACACAGCAACTTTTGTCGGAACTGATGACAAAATCTTCACCAGCAAATCGTTAGGCAGATCATTAATATTTCTCATGTTGAAAACAAACTTTGGTTCAATTCAATTCTATCGGAATTTGAAAGACGGAGAAAGCCTAAGAAGAACCTCGAAAACACAAAGACTTGAAATTAGACgaagaaaaagcaaagaagacatatatatgttttcgcATGATATTACGATCACCTTTGTTTGGATCGAAGCCCTAatcataaagtttttatatagcTAGTTTTGGCCTTTTTATTGATAAACAGTATTAATGAAAAAAGTTATGTGTGATCTggaaaatcttattaaaaaagGACGTTAATTAGTGAATACTAAATAGTGATGatgcaataattttatttaaagcttatataattaatttaatatatctcatatattttgcattattatAATGTAGAAACTTTATGCAGATATTAGTAAGAAACTAGCTAATAAATAATCTAAAGTTTACCagtataattaataaaaaagaaaaaaatcatataaacaaaaaatatagtaaaaaatacttagaaatattataagtttttaaaaattatctttaaaTGATGTAGAGATTTTTATAGTTTCCAAatatcttttttataatttagataatttattattattgattgtaAATTATGAGAATCATATATTCTCCTTGTTTAAGAAGAGATCTTCTTAGGGGTTTgagatatattataaatatattttttataattcagATCATTTctcccttttttaaaaaatgattttcttaggggtttaaaatatattataaataagcGTCTAAGATTGTATTCagttgttaaattataaataaatatttctctctttccttgTTTTGATTCAATTTAGTTCATCGTGTACAAGAAGTATTGTGTAGATTTGACTAAGTTTTTTTCGGTAATGATTTGACTATTCGCCACTAACagaattttaaaagtaattaaaaacgTATATAACAAATTGCCAAACTTTTCTGGTAATtagtaaaaagaaaactgaGAGAATAATTTTAATGAATACAATATAGACAAGTTATTGATCAGAAAATAATATCTTGAAGTGTGTCTAACATGAGACTCTCAAAGCTACAAACTATACAACGACAGAGGAAATTAGCAGAAAGCCACAAactaataccaaaaaaaaaaacatgaaggtGAATCTGTAACTTGGAGAGGTGAaacgaggaaaaaaaaaagttccaatcAAGTCAAAACATAAAATGTCAATGTAGCTCGAATCTTAACTCAAATGAATGAAATTAATGAGATAttttgatatgatcatgagaccatccaaaaAGATTTTTGAACCTTGTTCAACACGAACAAATTTGAAcatcaattcttccagccaaatAACCATTTGCAATACATTCCATTTGTCAAAGGAGGTTAATTTAGTTGTTCACTTAAAGAattttaggtccaattggtttaagagcttccagaattatgtatggcaaccaggtgttgtttctactaagctcaaggtgaagaaatggtacagcccatgttgtttTTCATCAACAAGTTGgatcaaagagtcaaagagagaaaagatcaaGTAAACTCTTAATAGgtcaattcaagagcttatggccaaagagagcatgggaaaaactattggggatgatacctatcaagtccaccCTACTTTAAGCCTAATTCATGTccaagaaaacccaaaataatcactttgttttgtggtcaaagagtgatgacgaaaatggagttcaactcaccttgggaaggcaAACTTGAAAgggttgaatcttcattcaactatctatttttattgtgttttagtttcaagaataatacatggctttgtgaccaagttttctatctctatataaactcatgtaatctcatttgagaataatcaaccaattttccttttcttttttagaatttatctctttgttctttgtctataacatttccttgtttcttggtgtgtaatatccaagcaacagcctccttttgctggactagtgtgtcatatctagcagtgattggagttggaaatatcagcagccttccgcaactgctgtgcggcccctcaatccatcaaatctcccttgttgcaccttgcaccttggcgagtttctatcatttttagtccggctgagtgatcctcgaattttgggcgtatcaagtggtatcagagccactcaaTCGGTACTTGTatgttcatcttctcatctatctattttttcatcttctatatttttctttctttcatcttctatctattCATCTTCTctcaagacaaaaagaaaaaagcaaaaaaaaaaaaagaaaagaaaatgtataatGATCGTTGAGATTGTGGGATCATAGAAGACGGAGGCTTGGCATTCCAAATTTACAATTTCAAGCACTTATGGGAGAGATGCGAAGGTCATGGAAGGTTGAGATGAATGCTATCTACAAgaggttggatgaagttcaaGCGGACGCACAACCGAGACGACCACAAATGTTGCATCATAGAAGAGAAATAGATCAACTTAGAGTAGCAAGGGCTGATGATTACTACAGTAGTCAATCCTCAAGAGGGAGCCACTTGAGACCAAGAAGTGCTAGAGAAGCAAGAGGAAGAGTGGATGCTAACATGGATATTTTGAAGTTGAAGATTCCTACCTTTCAAAGCAAGAACGACCCAGATGCATATCTTGAGTGGGAGAAAAATATTGAGTCGGTTTTTAGTTGTCAAAACTATTGCGAGATGAAGAAGGTACGATTTGTAACCACTGGATTTTGTGATTATGCTATTACTTGGTGGGATCAGTTGATTATAAGCAGGAGGAGAAATGGAGAACACCCCATAGAGACTTCGGCAGAATTGATGTCTATGTTGTGGAAGCAATTTGTTCCCCACCATCACCATCGTGGTTCAAATCATATTTTAAGGAGAACTTCTAGACCAACTGATGGAGCGTCTACTGTCACGCCAAGTTACCAACGAGAAAGGATGTCTCTTGTTTCTAAGGAAGAGGaagctttttttgtttcgttACCATCACCAAAGCAGCACAAAGAGTTGCTAGTTCAAAATAATCTgttgaaaataacaaattcacCGAGTGAGAAAACGGAAGCTGAGGAACCAAAGCAGAAAGAGATCAGTAAAGATCAGAGTGAGGAAGCTGCAAAGGAAGGCATGATCATCAACAACCTTGGAAGTATGGATGATTCACCTAATGCaccaacaaagagagaaaagtcaaCGTTACACTTCTGGTCAAGTAAGATGGAGCAAGTTTTGGATCttgaaggaaaaaagaaaggtcTCACGGAAAGGGGTGCATTTCTGCTTCATGGTATGCAATATGGACTCATATTTTCTCTCAAAGAGAAGCCACCAGAATCACTTCAACACTCTCCAATCCATGGCCGTACAGTTTCGAGGACAAaactttttcaagaggaggggtatgatatgatcatgagaccatccaaaaAGATCCTTGAGCCTTGTTCAACACGAACAAATttgaagatcaattcttccagccaaacaaccATTTGCAATACATTCCATTTGTCAAAGGAGGTTAATTTAGTtgttcacttgaagagttttaggtccaactggtttaagagcttctagaattatgtatggcaaccaggtgttgtttctact harbors:
- the LOC109130509 gene encoding putative F-box/FBD/LRR-repeat protein At3g56780, encoding MSCIDDLPDDLPVKILSSIPTKDVVATSLLSKRWESLWTIVRRLEYDQEYHYDKRTGFSSFVDKSLLSYQSPVLESLNFKFKSRLLSKCPLLADLMVEERQSNAMSKLNIAVPSLQRLSIRTVIGSDKEFIYFSYDKDIPKVVINVPSLKYLTIDDRGMIFMSLRTCLKLWMQRSKLTKHPPEFS
- the LOC109130609 gene encoding putative FBD-associated F-box protein At5g56430, with product MRNINDLPNDLLVKILSSVPTKVAVSTCLLSKRWGSVWKLIPKLDYDDSLSAAPPGLYKYETLVFLGVKKVAIDNVPSTTCFRSLKSLSLLDVWFSSDETVTRLLSCCPILETLVVHRLGRDKVKTFAICVPSLKSLTIRHIVGGYHEPRNDNGFVINAPSLKYLNIVDHLSRLYSLVNMPEQMKADIHIRHCDSEKLLGCLTSSKNLSLCLKPLEGAYPHSDFDQLVSLDLGVMCSFNWLNLILRRSPKLRALRLYQAREVYWSCRKSNSVRTKWRQPIFVPECLLLRLRTVDWFEYKGTEEEKSVVMYLLKNGNSLETMSIKFSESITLE
- the LOC104763514 gene encoding BTB/POZ domain-containing protein At1g01640-like → MAGYRKRKLDREDFLSDIVTAFEERIHTDVIVKPGDGGPGIPAHKAVLAVRSKVFSYMLDSDEFKTSIEGSITIPDLSYEELKTLLKFFYDGFLSFTTKHIRALYLAADKYDIEYLQDICREQLTYSLTVSNVLDILMLSSIPSDKLLMTSAIDFIVIHMKEIVNSSKYKAFVRGNPDLSLEITKAYITYKGKRY